AGCGGATAAGTTTTCTGTCGATTTATCGAAGTTTGTTACTGGTAGTACCGGTGGGCTGACTTATGAGCTGGATGTCGCAAGTCCTGGATCCATCGATTCGAAGGGCGTTTATACCTGGAAAGAAAGGGCTTCTGGCCAGAGGGCCATTTCATTCTCCGTGAAAAATAATCTTGGGGAAAAGGCGCTAGGCGCGTTTGCTGTAGAACAGGATCCGATTCCGAATCACCAGCTGTTTAATCGTGGCTTTGTATTTATCTTGCTGGGAGATACCAGCGCCCTTGGCTTTTCGAATACCTATAAAAGACCTGTTTGGGATTTGCTTGGGGGGCGTATTGCCAATACCTTGGCGCTGATGATTCCCGCACTGCTGTTTTCGTTGCTGATTGCGTTGCCACTGGGAATTCTAAGCGCATATCGTCAACATACCTGGCTGGATTATGTTTTGAACTTCTTGGCATTTGTCGGGATTTCATTGCCGGTGTTTTGGTTTGGCATCATGGTTATGTTTTGGTTTTCGGAATCCTTGCAATGGTTTCCGGCTGGCGGGATCGAAACGCCAGGTATTCATCGGCAGGGATTTTTGGCGGTGCTTCAGGATCGCTTCGCACATGCTGTGTTGCCGGTAATGGTTTTGTCTATTGCGTATGTGGGACGTTGGCTGCGTTATATGCGGGCTTCCATGCTCGAAGTGTTGCCGGCAGATTATATTCGCACGGCACGCGCTAAAGGTTTGTCTGAGCGCGTGGTGATTTTAAAGCATGCGCTTCGAAATGCGTTGATTCCCATTGTGACCATTTTGGCCTTGTCGGTGCCTTCATTGTTTGGCGGTGCAGTGCTGACTGAGACGGTGTTTTCTTGGCCC
This sequence is a window from Myxococcota bacterium. Protein-coding genes within it:
- a CDS encoding ABC transporter permease subunit; its protein translation is MRRMLSRFLQMVVILLGLSVFLFALMLNMPGNPVDLLITSNPRIKAEDIVRLKKLKGLDKPWYIQYVRWAWGYYEPTRAPEVDILMPIPEAELPAPQDRARFLSAKLNKPEQSAALLFGGEISGGRVWYVLKNQAGLESVGTVLIDPKIEITGQLAVSPIPNQVVEEADKFSVDLSKFVTGSTGGLTYELDVASPGSIDSKGVYTWKERASGQRAISFSVKNNLGEKALGAFAVEQDPIPNHQLFNRGFVFILLGDTSALGFSNTYKRPVWDLLGGRIANTLALMIPALLFSLLIALPLGILSAYRQHTWLDYVLNFLAFVGISLPVFWFGIMVMFWFSESLQWFPAGGIETPGIHRQGFLAVLQDRFAHAVLPVMVLSIAYVGRWLRYMRASMLEVLPADYIRTARAKGLSERVVILKHALRNALIPIVTILALSVPSLFGGAVLTETVFSWPGIGRLEYDAIANSDYYVAIVVFLILAFLVMLGNLLADWLYIAVDPRMRKS